AAACACGGTGTTGATATTATACCAGCGCAAAGTTAAGGATTATTATTTTAATCAACTACTTAACATGCACTTATAGGTAAATAAATTATGAAAGCAAGGCCAGCAATTGAGTCTGCTTACGAGCTATTAGAGCGCTCAATTTTATATTGGCAAGGCGACCCTATTGGCACACTCGCCGCCTGCTCCTCTGAAGCTGAAGCTGAGAACTACTCTGAGTGTTTTGTCCGTGATTTTGTGCCTTCTGCGCTCGTCTTTATGATGGACGGTCGCGATGAGATCGTGCTCAACTTTCTTCGCTCGGTGATGCACCTGCAAGGTCAACAAACTGAAATGGAAGGCCACCGCCATGCCGTAGGCCTGATGCCAGCGAGCTTTAAAGTCATTCATTGTAAAGACGGTTCAGAAGAGTTGGTGGCTGATTTTGGTGACCGTGCCATTGGTCGTGTTGCGCCAGTCGATTCAGCGATGTGGTGGATTATTTTGTTGCGCGCTTACGTTATTAATAAGGGTGACATCAAGCTCGCGCACTCACCCGACTTTCAACAAGCCATTCGACTTATTATGCAATTATATTTGCATGAAACCTTTGTTACCTCACCTGCGCTATTAGTTCCCGATGCATCATTCATGATTGACCGTCGTATGGGTGTCTATGGCCACCCTCTTGAGATCGAGGCCTTATTCTATGGCACCTTAGTTTCTGCCCATGAACTGTTAATTCATAATGAGGAAAATGAAAATCTATTGGCAGTGATTCAGAAACGACTACAAACATTGCGTTCGTATGTGCGTTTATTTTATTGGCTGGATGTTAATCGGCTAAATGAAATTCACCGCTACAAAGGTGAAGAATTTGGTCTTGACGCGGTTAATGTCCTGAATATTTTCCCGCAAAGTATTCCGCACTGGCTTGATGGCTGGATAAAAGACGGTAGTGGCTATATGGTCGGCAACGTCGGTCCAAGCCGTATCGATTTTCGCTTTTTTTCACTTGGCAATTTACTTGCTATCTTGTTTGGCCTGACCACTGATGACCAAGCCGAGAAAATCATGAATCTCTGTGAGTCACGCTGGGACGATATTATCGGTGAAATGCCGATGAAGCTTTGTTATCCGGCAATGTTTGGCAAGGAATGGGAGTTTCGCACCGGCGCCGACCCCAAGAACGTGCCCTGGTCATACCACAATGGCGGTAGTTGGCCAACGTTGATGTGGGCATTCACTGGCGCCGCGATTCGTACAGGCCGTGCGCATCTTGCCGAACGCGCCTTTGAATTATGCATTGACCGACTCAAAAACGATAATTGGCCAGAATATTATGATGGAAAAACCGGGTCATTAATTGGTCGGCGTGCAAATTTACATCAGGTTTGGTCAGCAGCGGCTCTCATTATCTCGCATCAGCTATTAGAAAACCCTGACAGCATTGGCACATTTGAATCCATTATATTTTAAGGAAGAGTAGCGCTAACCAGGAGTTAAGATGGGCGTCGATATTTCACAACTGGATATGCCAGGAGTGTCACCACAAGGGCTGCAAGTTATGGAACTTGTGGCTGCTGACGACCCTGACATTCACAAGATAACAGAAAAAATAATGCAAGACCCAGCCTTGGCTGGCACGGTTATACGCTATGCAAACTCACCGCTATACCGTCGCCGTAAAGAAATCACTAATGTACCCAATGCACTGACCATGCTTGGCCTGAAAAACGTTAGAAGCGCGGTGATTATGGCAACACTGCATGCGATCAGTGATAGCAATAGTGTGGTCAATAATTCAGTTTGGCAACATGGCCAATTAGTCGCCATGTTATGCAAATTAATCGCAATCAAAATCAAGCCCACTGTTGCCGATGATGCCGAGTTTGTCGGCCTTATTCACGACCTGGGTATTTTAGTCTTATCGAGCAGTCTTGGTAATGAATATGAAGTTTCGTATCAACGCGCTTTGGATGAAGAGCAACCGCTCGAAGCCGTTGAAAAGGAAAGTTTTGGTATCAGCCATGACCAAGTGATGCTGCATTTGGCCAGCCAATTACGTTTACCTGATAAATTAAAAAATATTCTAAGCACAATACATTCATATAAAAGAATTACTCTGCTGGAGCAAAAAGAAGATTATATTCACGCAATTGTCGCGACAGCACATTTACTCTTGCAACAAATTGTTAATGACCCTTTAAGTAAGGGCGAACAATTTCCTGAAACGCTGGACGAACTTAAAGAAAAATTAAAACTTGATGACAGTGTTATCGAAAAAATTGTAGCCAAGCTTGAAGACGCAGTAAGCCAAACTGCCTAGGAGCCTGTTAACACTGTAAGCATAGCAACGAGTGATTTGACGAAAAATGAACGTCCCTTGCCTGTGCTGGTTAGATTTCCGCTCTGCTACCGACATAAATGCCTCACTTTCGTGACCGAAGCGCTGCCTCGTAGGCGAGCTGTGCCCATTGCCGCATCTCCGTCGCATCTTCCAATGCTTCTTCGGGTGCCAAGTAGTACGACATACCTATCATTTTCTCACCCTTTGGATACATAAACTGCGGCAGCCCATGTTCTTGAAATTTTGATACTGACTGCGCATCTGCCTTTAGATATAGCGTGTCATCTGCCACAAGACCAATCATAACGCCATCAAAATAAATTCCATGGCCACCAAACATTTTGCGGGTAGTCACCGCACCAAATTCCCGAAACACTTCTTTTAGATATTTCACGAACTCACTCATCTTCGATCTCGCACTTGAGTCGTGCAGGGAAGTTAACCGGCACACCACGGTTGCCAGCAAGGTAATTACGATAATCCATTAAAACTTGTTGATGATCAAACGCCAGTTCAGGCAATTGATCACCAATATTATAAACAGCCAGGGCCTTGGCATCGTCCTGTGCCACAGGCTCACCTGTTGCCTCAGCAACATAAATCGCACTGACGGTATGGCCACGATGGTCTCGTGCGGGATCAGAATAGCAACCTAATAAGGCCTTAAGACGAATGTGCAATGAGGTCTCTTCCAATGCTTCTCGCACTGTTGCTGTCTCAAGCGATTCACCTACATCAACAAAGCCACCCGGTATGGCCCAACCGTGCGGTGGGTATTTACGTTCAATGAGAATAATTGGCCGACCAGGGCGATCAACCAATTCGATAATGGCATCAACCGCAACTTGCGGAGTCACTGGCCTCATTGCCCTATCCTGTTCGTTGCCAGCCTTATCATCAAAAGCAAGCAAATCAAGCGCTATTTACTCAGCTCAAGCAACAAATCATTCATACGTGAGACATAAGCCGCAGGGTCTTCTAGCTGTCCGCCTTCTGCCAGTAAGGCTTGATCAAACAACACGTTAACCCAATCACCAAAGCGCTTGTCATCATTCTCATCACGCAGTCGTACCACCAAGTCATGATCAGGGTTTAGCTCAAGAATCGGCTTGCTCATAGGTGCCGCTTGTCCAACGGAGCTCAATATTCGCTGCATATTGGCGCCCATATCATTTTCATCTGCCACCAGGCAAGCAGGTGATTTCGTTAAGCGATGCGTAATACGCACTTCTTTAACTTTCTCACCAAGCGTTTC
The Gammaproteobacteria bacterium genome window above contains:
- a CDS encoding HDOD domain-containing protein, which gives rise to MGVDISQLDMPGVSPQGLQVMELVAADDPDIHKITEKIMQDPALAGTVIRYANSPLYRRRKEITNVPNALTMLGLKNVRSAVIMATLHAISDSNSVVNNSVWQHGQLVAMLCKLIAIKIKPTVADDAEFVGLIHDLGILVLSSSLGNEYEVSYQRALDEEQPLEAVEKESFGISHDQVMLHLASQLRLPDKLKNILSTIHSYKRITLLEQKEDYIHAIVATAHLLLQQIVNDPLSKGEQFPETLDELKEKLKLDDSVIEKIVAKLEDAVSQTA
- a CDS encoding NUDIX hydrolase produces the protein MRPVTPQVAVDAIIELVDRPGRPIILIERKYPPHGWAIPGGFVDVGESLETATVREALEETSLHIRLKALLGCYSDPARDHRGHTVSAIYVAEATGEPVAQDDAKALAVYNIGDQLPELAFDHQQVLMDYRNYLAGNRGVPVNFPARLKCEIEDE
- a CDS encoding glycoside hydrolase 100 family protein translates to MKARPAIESAYELLERSILYWQGDPIGTLAACSSEAEAENYSECFVRDFVPSALVFMMDGRDEIVLNFLRSVMHLQGQQTEMEGHRHAVGLMPASFKVIHCKDGSEELVADFGDRAIGRVAPVDSAMWWIILLRAYVINKGDIKLAHSPDFQQAIRLIMQLYLHETFVTSPALLVPDASFMIDRRMGVYGHPLEIEALFYGTLVSAHELLIHNEENENLLAVIQKRLQTLRSYVRLFYWLDVNRLNEIHRYKGEEFGLDAVNVLNIFPQSIPHWLDGWIKDGSGYMVGNVGPSRIDFRFFSLGNLLAILFGLTTDDQAEKIMNLCESRWDDIIGEMPMKLCYPAMFGKEWEFRTGADPKNVPWSYHNGGSWPTLMWAFTGAAIRTGRAHLAERAFELCIDRLKNDNWPEYYDGKTGSLIGRRANLHQVWSAAALIISHQLLENPDSIGTFESIIF
- a CDS encoding TfoX/Sxy family protein — encoded protein: MSEFVKYLKEVFREFGAVTTRKMFGGHGIYFDGVMIGLVADDTLYLKADAQSVSKFQEHGLPQFMYPKGEKMIGMSYYLAPEEALEDATEMRQWAQLAYEAALRSRK